A window from Desulfotignum phosphitoxidans DSM 13687 encodes these proteins:
- a CDS encoding Crp/Fnr family transcriptional regulator has protein sequence MAQFTQSEKDVFRTAPFFKGVPADVVFRLFDIGDAVHFPKNTHVSAIGDTVDPVFFVMSGLLRISACAESGRRITFLLVKRGEPYNLLGPYLDCGRFLEAEAARPTRCLRIQGNQFMTFVTDHPVIVPNILRWIGIGLDSANSRILDLMEKKVENRVLRVLSTLYEKFGTPLLFTSQEISEIAGTTPESTLRTMGQLRDMGIITTQRGQIRIHDPAALKNIEFGSLKI, from the coding sequence ATGGCCCAGTTCACCCAAAGTGAAAAAGATGTTTTCCGCACGGCCCCGTTTTTCAAGGGTGTTCCGGCAGATGTGGTGTTCCGGCTGTTTGACATCGGAGATGCCGTCCATTTCCCCAAAAACACCCATGTGTCGGCGATCGGGGACACGGTGGATCCGGTTTTTTTTGTCATGTCCGGGCTGCTGCGAATCAGTGCGTGTGCGGAAAGCGGCCGACGGATCACGTTTCTGCTGGTCAAACGGGGAGAACCCTACAACCTGCTGGGCCCTTATCTGGACTGCGGCCGGTTCCTGGAAGCTGAGGCGGCCCGGCCCACCCGGTGCCTGCGCATCCAGGGCAATCAATTCATGACTTTTGTGACTGACCATCCGGTCATCGTTCCCAATATCCTTCGATGGATCGGCATCGGTCTGGACAGTGCCAACTCCCGGATTTTGGATCTGATGGAAAAAAAAGTGGAAAACCGGGTGCTCCGGGTGCTCAGCACTTTGTACGAAAAATTCGGGACCCCGCTGCTGTTCACCAGCCAGGAAATATCGGAAATCGCCGGTACCACGCCGGAATCCACCCTTCGAACCATGGGCCAGCTCCGGGACATGGGCATCATCACCACCCAGCGGGGACAGATCCGGATTCATGATCCGGCAGCCCTTAAAAATATCGAATTCGGCAGCCTGAAAATCTAA
- a CDS encoding 50S ribosomal protein L11 methyltransferase produces MIHYFEGMLSLDTDISSDPRFLGLWQEQGTSFVFFSQPVPDLADRIKTDNPGVEFKDVYDMTWEQWHGDAVHPYDVADFCIFPPWEVPEHIHGKRPVMMDPGVVFGTGLHPTTHDCLDLICRVCACEPVHTVLDIGTGTGLLALGAAAMGCDRVLACDFNLLAVKTTKKNIALNHWDDRILAFQARGETTVDLPCDLLVANIHYDIMRQLLDSPEFVKKPRVILSGLLRSEARDVAAALEKKQMTILEHRSPDGIWHTFLARPRADRPKHAPVRSTGSISGTAKE; encoded by the coding sequence GTGATCCACTATTTTGAAGGCATGCTTTCCCTGGACACGGATATCTCATCTGATCCGCGGTTTCTGGGTCTCTGGCAGGAACAGGGCACCTCGTTCGTGTTTTTTTCCCAACCTGTGCCGGATCTGGCTGACCGGATAAAAACAGACAACCCCGGCGTCGAGTTCAAAGATGTGTATGACATGACCTGGGAGCAGTGGCACGGAGATGCCGTTCACCCCTATGATGTGGCGGATTTCTGTATTTTTCCGCCCTGGGAGGTTCCTGAACACATCCATGGAAAACGTCCGGTCATGATGGATCCGGGCGTGGTGTTCGGCACGGGGCTTCACCCCACCACCCATGACTGCCTGGATCTCATTTGCCGGGTGTGTGCATGTGAACCCGTCCACACGGTGCTGGATATCGGCACCGGTACGGGGCTTCTGGCCTTAGGGGCCGCGGCCATGGGATGTGACCGGGTTTTGGCCTGTGATTTCAATCTTCTGGCAGTGAAAACCACCAAAAAAAACATCGCCCTCAACCACTGGGACGACCGGATACTGGCGTTTCAGGCCAGAGGCGAAACCACTGTGGACCTGCCCTGTGATCTGCTGGTGGCCAATATTCATTATGATATCATGCGGCAGTTGCTGGACAGCCCGGAATTTGTTAAAAAACCCCGGGTCATTCTGTCCGGGCTGCTGCGGTCCGAGGCCCGGGACGTGGCTGCGGCCCTGGAAAAAAAACAGATGACCATTCTGGAGCACCGAAGCCCGGACGGGATCTGGCACACGTTTCTGGCCCGTCCCCGGGCAGACCGTCCCAAACACGCCCCGGTCCGCAGTACCGGCTCAATTTCCGGAACCGCAAAGGAATGA
- a CDS encoding NAD(P)/FAD-dependent oxidoreductase — translation MTPYDIVIIGAGPAGLTAAIYAVRANMSVLIVDQLAPGGQMVNTNEIENYTGTGRINGAELSMKMYEHTQELGVAFDYKTITGITDNGPFKILASEEDDTKIVTHAVIIATGTIPRKLGISGEDRFAGAGISWCAICDGAQYRDKDVVVIGGGNSAVEESLYLAGITHSLTIVTMFDLTADPKVCGQLRALPNVTIYPYQEVLEFTGQDALDGVRFKSTKQDQKERHVHCDGVFEYIGLEPTSNAFGHLGILDDMGFIQVDEDMQTTISGIYGAGDVTVKKLRQIVTACSDGAIAANSAAKYVEKLKGETTP, via the coding sequence ATGACCCCATATGATATCGTTATAATCGGTGCCGGCCCTGCCGGCCTGACTGCAGCCATCTATGCCGTCCGGGCCAACATGTCCGTGCTGATCGTGGATCAGCTGGCCCCGGGCGGCCAGATGGTGAATACCAATGAAATTGAAAACTACACCGGCACGGGCCGCATCAACGGGGCCGAGCTGAGCATGAAAATGTATGAACACACCCAGGAACTGGGGGTGGCGTTTGACTACAAAACCATCACCGGCATCACGGACAACGGCCCTTTCAAAATTCTGGCCAGTGAAGAAGATGACACAAAAATTGTCACCCATGCCGTGATCATCGCCACCGGCACCATCCCCAGAAAACTGGGCATCTCCGGTGAGGACCGGTTTGCCGGGGCCGGGATCAGCTGGTGCGCCATCTGTGACGGGGCCCAGTACCGGGACAAGGATGTGGTGGTGATCGGCGGGGGCAACTCCGCCGTGGAGGAATCTTTGTATCTGGCCGGCATTACCCATTCTTTGACCATTGTCACCATGTTCGATCTCACGGCCGATCCCAAGGTGTGCGGACAGCTCCGGGCCCTGCCCAATGTCACCATCTATCCATATCAGGAAGTGCTTGAATTCACCGGACAAGACGCGCTGGACGGGGTGCGGTTCAAATCCACGAAACAAGATCAAAAAGAACGCCATGTCCACTGTGACGGGGTGTTTGAATACATCGGCCTGGAACCCACCTCCAATGCCTTTGGACACCTGGGCATTCTGGATGACATGGGATTCATTCAGGTGGATGAAGATATGCAGACAACGATTTCCGGCATATACGGGGCCGGGGATGTGACCGTGAAAAAACTGCGGCAGATCGTGACCGCCTGCTCCGACGGTGCCATTGCCGCCAACAGTGCGGCCAAATATGTGGAAAAACTCAAAGGCGAGACCACGCCTTGA
- a CDS encoding DMT family transporter → MSHDPAFVFRQALTRTTLGAVMISFSAVFVKIAQVTPTGSAFYRVFFGGCFLLIILLVRRQMQWYGWRFLKLALITGLFFALDLYAWHRSIQYVGPGLATILGNFEVFMVPAVAFVIYGEKPSVRLLISIPPAMIGLFMIVGTPWGQLTPDFRLGIYYGIATAVFYTGFLMVFRRMQSEADSPPVVYTLMVVSFATALFLGLEMVRNAESFAIPDMPSLGALVGLGLMCQTLGWLLIGHSLPRIPAAIAGLALLLQPSLSFVWDVLFFNRETSAMAWTGVVLALCAIYIGTTSSRT, encoded by the coding sequence ATGTCCCATGATCCTGCATTTGTTTTCCGCCAGGCCCTGACCCGGACCACCCTGGGCGCTGTGATGATCAGTTTTTCCGCGGTATTTGTCAAAATCGCCCAGGTGACCCCCACGGGGTCTGCATTTTACCGGGTGTTTTTCGGCGGTTGTTTTTTGCTGATCATCCTGCTGGTCCGCCGGCAGATGCAATGGTACGGGTGGCGGTTTCTGAAGCTGGCGTTGATCACGGGCCTGTTCTTTGCCCTGGACCTGTATGCCTGGCATCGCAGCATCCAGTATGTGGGGCCGGGACTGGCCACGATCCTGGGCAATTTTGAGGTGTTCATGGTGCCGGCCGTGGCGTTTGTGATTTATGGTGAAAAACCCTCGGTCCGGCTGCTGATTTCCATCCCCCCGGCCATGATCGGGCTGTTCATGATCGTGGGCACCCCCTGGGGCCAGCTGACACCGGATTTCCGTCTGGGCATTTACTACGGCATTGCCACGGCCGTGTTCTACACGGGTTTTCTCATGGTGTTCCGGCGGATGCAGTCCGAGGCCGACAGCCCGCCTGTGGTGTACACCCTCATGGTGGTGTCCTTTGCCACGGCCCTGTTTCTGGGGCTGGAAATGGTACGCAACGCAGAATCGTTTGCCATCCCGGACATGCCGTCTCTGGGCGCCCTGGTGGGGCTGGGCCTGATGTGCCAGACCCTGGGCTGGTTACTCATCGGCCATTCTCTGCCCAGAATTCCGGCGGCCATTGCCGGGCTGGCCCTGCTGCTCCAGCCCTCATTGTCCTTTGTATGGGATGTGCTGTTTTTCAACCGGGAGACCTCGGCCATGGCCTGGACCGGGGTGGTGCTGGCCCTTTGCGCCATTTATATCGGTACCACCAGCAGCCGGACATGA
- a CDS encoding thioredoxin family protein yields MIQELDTNGFDQLDKSGSMMVEFYSKVCGPCKMLAFVLRDIDKAKPDFPIYTIDFDENKELKERLGVKGFPIMLFLKDGEEVNRITGLQQKPAIVKAIDEIL; encoded by the coding sequence ATGATTCAGGAACTGGATACCAACGGATTTGACCAGCTGGACAAATCCGGGTCCATGATGGTGGAATTTTATTCCAAAGTCTGCGGCCCCTGCAAAATGCTGGCGTTTGTGCTGCGCGATATCGACAAGGCCAAGCCGGATTTTCCCATCTATACCATTGATTTTGACGAAAACAAGGAATTAAAGGAACGCCTGGGCGTGAAGGGGTTTCCCATCATGCTGTTTTTAAAAGACGGCGAAGAGGTCAACCGGATCACTGGATTACAGCAGAAACCCGCCATTGTCAAAGCCATTGACGAGATTTTATAA